One genomic window of Pseudomonas chlororaphis subsp. piscium includes the following:
- a CDS encoding serine/threonine-protein kinase — MDERLPEIPGYSLHSRLGQGGMAEVYLATQESLHRKVAVKVLLNANDEAFSKRFIREGHIVASLHHPAIITIHDINRLADGRYYLAMEFVGGGDLARHKGEVFEPRRALDIVRQIATGLAVVHEQGLIHRDIKPANILFRSDGTLVITDFGIAKALEMDSELTGLGIAVGSPAYSSPEQAQCQPLDIRTDIYSLGVILLEMLIGTNPFRGASYTQTVMNQVQMPPPSLPAHISPYKAVLERMLAKDPNQRFADCQALLQALDELDQPEQPDEPSEVELESTRFAPALIDPAPPQAEPEAEPARRRSPNRRLALWALGSLLLLGAASGTGLYLQPRIEIAELLTRGEQRLAAGQLVEPAQDNAEYFFNQALQLDEASAQARQGLQRVAAARIDGYRQLAEQRIAEEHLLEPEDDSAVFYYRQILGLAPGHAQALAGLDQVALLYAEMSKSAYAKGDRDLARAYIKHGLEARPDSPELLAIRDQYEKRTRSGQAPRPSAAPPSPTPSAPQSTDKQAEQPNGFKRLWNRLF, encoded by the coding sequence ATGGACGAACGATTACCCGAAATACCCGGCTATAGCCTGCATAGCCGGCTTGGCCAAGGCGGGATGGCCGAAGTCTACCTGGCAACCCAGGAGTCGCTGCACCGCAAGGTGGCGGTGAAGGTACTGCTCAACGCCAATGACGAGGCGTTCAGCAAGCGCTTCATCCGCGAGGGACATATCGTCGCCTCGTTGCATCACCCCGCCATCATCACCATCCACGACATCAACAGACTGGCCGATGGCCGCTATTACCTGGCCATGGAGTTCGTCGGCGGCGGCGATCTGGCCCGGCACAAGGGCGAGGTGTTCGAGCCGAGGCGCGCCCTGGATATCGTCCGGCAGATTGCCACCGGCCTCGCCGTGGTGCATGAGCAGGGTCTGATCCACCGCGATATCAAGCCGGCGAACATCCTCTTCCGCAGCGACGGCACGCTGGTGATCACCGATTTCGGCATCGCCAAGGCGCTGGAGATGGACAGCGAGCTCACCGGGCTCGGCATCGCGGTCGGCAGCCCGGCCTACAGCAGCCCGGAACAGGCGCAGTGCCAGCCGCTGGATATCCGCACCGACATCTACAGTCTGGGCGTCATCCTCCTGGAGATGCTCATCGGCACCAATCCGTTCCGCGGCGCCAGCTATACCCAGACCGTGATGAACCAGGTGCAGATGCCACCGCCGAGCTTGCCGGCGCACATCAGCCCGTACAAGGCGGTGCTCGAGCGGATGCTGGCGAAGGACCCCAACCAGCGCTTCGCCGACTGCCAGGCGCTGCTGCAGGCACTCGATGAGCTGGACCAGCCAGAGCAACCGGACGAGCCCAGCGAGGTGGAGCTGGAATCTACCCGCTTCGCGCCGGCCCTGATCGATCCTGCGCCGCCCCAGGCCGAGCCCGAGGCCGAGCCCGCCCGCCGGCGCAGCCCGAACAGGCGCCTGGCGCTGTGGGCACTCGGCAGCCTGCTGCTGCTCGGCGCTGCCAGCGGTACCGGCCTGTACCTGCAGCCGCGGATCGAGATCGCCGAGCTGCTGACACGTGGCGAACAGCGCCTGGCGGCGGGCCAGCTGGTCGAGCCGGCGCAGGACAATGCCGAGTATTTCTTCAACCAGGCCTTGCAGCTCGACGAAGCCAGCGCGCAGGCCCGGCAAGGACTGCAACGGGTAGCCGCGGCGCGGATCGACGGCTACCGGCAACTGGCCGAGCAGCGCATCGCCGAAGAACACCTGCTGGAGCCCGAGGATGACAGTGCGGTGTTCTATTACCGGCAGATACTCGGCCTGGCGCCGGGGCACGCCCAGGCGCTGGCCGGGTTGGACCAGGTGGCGCTGCTCTACGCCGAGATGAGCAAAAGCGCGTATGCCAAGGGCGATCGGGACCTGGCGCGGGCCTATATCAAGCATGGCCTGGAAGCCCGTCCGGACAGCCCCGAACTACTCGCAATCCGGGACCAGTATGAGAAGCGCACACGCAGTGGCCAAGCGCCGCGCCCGTCCGCTGCGCCGCCTTCTCCGACGCCCTCGGCGCCTCAATCGACCGACAAGCAGGCGGAACAGCCGAATGGGTTCAAGCGCCTGTGGAACAGGCTCTTTTGA
- a CDS encoding 3-hydroxybenzoate 6-monooxygenase, translating to MNHEKQQQKVIIVGGGIGGLAAALALTRQGIRVQLLEQAEQIGEIGAGIQLGPNAYAALDALGAGEAARRRSVFTDHIIMMDAVDAGEVLRIDVGAAFQQRFGNPYGVIHRADIHLSILEAVEQDPLISFQTSTRISAMDLQGPRVTLIDQHGQRYEADAVLGCDGVKSVVREHLLGDTPRVTGHVVYRAVVDEQEMPEELRVNAPVLWAGPRCHLVHYPLRGGQQYNLVVTFHSREQEEWGVRDGSKAEVLSYFQGIHPSPARLLDTPSSWRRWATADREPVERWGQGNATLLGDAAHPMSQYLAQGACMALEDAVTLGEAVRACGHDLQAAFRFYESVRIPRTARVVWSTREMGRLYHAQGVERSVRNSLWEGRSQAQFYDAVQWLYGWNVDNCLGGGDKRRA from the coding sequence ATGAACCATGAAAAACAACAACAAAAAGTCATCATCGTCGGTGGCGGCATCGGCGGCCTGGCCGCGGCCCTGGCCCTGACTCGCCAGGGCATCCGTGTACAACTGCTGGAACAGGCCGAGCAGATCGGCGAGATTGGCGCCGGCATCCAGCTCGGGCCCAATGCCTACGCGGCCCTGGATGCCCTGGGCGCCGGCGAGGCGGCGCGACGCCGTTCAGTGTTCACCGACCACATCATCATGATGGACGCGGTGGACGCCGGCGAAGTGCTGCGCATCGATGTCGGCGCGGCGTTCCAGCAGCGTTTCGGCAACCCCTACGGGGTGATCCACCGCGCCGATATCCACCTGTCGATCCTCGAGGCGGTGGAGCAGGACCCGTTGATCAGCTTCCAGACCTCGACCCGGATCAGCGCCATGGACCTGCAAGGACCGCGGGTGACCCTGATCGACCAGCATGGCCAGCGCTACGAGGCGGACGCGGTACTGGGCTGCGACGGGGTCAAGTCGGTGGTGCGCGAGCACCTGCTGGGCGACACGCCCCGGGTGACCGGGCATGTGGTCTATCGGGCGGTGGTCGACGAGCAGGAGATGCCCGAGGAACTGCGGGTCAACGCCCCCGTGTTGTGGGCCGGGCCCCGTTGCCACCTGGTGCACTACCCATTGCGTGGCGGCCAGCAGTACAACCTGGTGGTGACCTTCCATAGCCGCGAGCAGGAAGAGTGGGGCGTGCGCGACGGCAGCAAGGCCGAGGTGCTGTCGTACTTCCAGGGCATCCACCCGAGCCCGGCCCGGCTGCTGGACACCCCCAGCTCCTGGCGCCGCTGGGCCACCGCCGACCGCGAGCCGGTAGAGCGCTGGGGCCAGGGCAACGCGACCCTGCTCGGCGACGCCGCCCACCCCATGAGCCAGTACCTGGCCCAGGGCGCCTGCATGGCGCTGGAAGACGCGGTGACCCTGGGCGAAGCGGTCAGGGCCTGCGGCCATGACCTGCAGGCGGCGTTCCGCTTCTACGAATCGGTGCGCATCCCCCGCACCGCCCGCGTGGTTTGGTCCACCCGGGAAATGGGCCGCCTCTACCATGCCCAGGGCGTCGAACGCAGCGTGCGCAACAGCCTGTGGGAGGGGCGCAGCCAGGCGCAGTTCTATGACGCGGTGCAGTGGTTGTATGGGTGGAATGTTGATAATTGCCTGGGGGGCGGAGATAAACGGAGGGCGTAG
- the maiA gene encoding maleylacetoacetate isomerase produces MQLYSFFNSSTSYRVRIALALKGLAFDCLPVNLRQGEQRAAQYLELNPSASVPLLVDDDGTGLSQSLAIIDYLDNLHPDVRLIPQEPLARARVLEVANLIGCDIHPINNLRVLAYLQDRLGVSAQQKNDWYRHWAEQGIEALESLLQRHGQGSFCFGEQPTLADCCLVPQVANALRMGCDLERCELTLAIHRHCLGQPAFQQAAPDRQPDYIP; encoded by the coding sequence ATGCAGCTTTACAGTTTCTTCAACAGTTCGACGTCGTACCGGGTGCGCATTGCCCTGGCGCTCAAGGGGCTGGCGTTCGATTGCCTGCCGGTCAACCTGCGCCAGGGCGAGCAGCGCGCGGCGCAGTACCTGGAGCTCAACCCGAGCGCCAGCGTGCCGCTGCTGGTGGATGACGATGGGACCGGCCTCAGCCAGTCGCTGGCGATCATCGATTACCTGGACAACCTTCACCCTGACGTACGCCTGATTCCCCAGGAGCCCCTGGCACGGGCGCGGGTGCTGGAGGTGGCCAACCTGATCGGCTGCGACATCCACCCGATCAACAACCTGCGGGTGCTGGCCTACCTGCAGGACCGGCTCGGGGTGAGCGCGCAGCAGAAAAACGACTGGTACCGGCACTGGGCGGAGCAGGGCATCGAGGCCCTGGAAAGCCTGCTGCAACGCCATGGCCAGGGTTCGTTCTGCTTCGGCGAGCAGCCGACCCTGGCCGACTGCTGCCTGGTGCCCCAGGTGGCCAATGCGCTGCGCATGGGCTGCGACCTGGAGCGCTGCGAACTGACCCTGGCGATCCATCGGCACTGCCTGGGCCAGCCGGCGTTCCAGCAGGCGGCGCCGGATCGGCAGCCGGACTACATCCCCTGA
- a CDS encoding MFS transporter, producing MSSTDNNNSVDVQDFIDRQPVAPFQWLILLLCFLVTALDGLDTAAVGFIAPALREEWGLSPAQLNPVLGAALLGLMLGAFAAGPLADRLGRKTVLLWSVLFFGGWSVAAAFASNLETLTVLRFLTGLGLGGAMPNAITLTSEYCPQRRRSLMVTSMFCGFTLGSALGGVVAAHLVPLHGWRSVLLLGGVLPLLLVPVLIWLLPESVRFLVLRKARQRERVSAILRRIGPLPEGWNGRFDLGDAGVVGAKPVSPVRLILRGHLSRGTLLLWSAFFMSLLIIYMMTNWLPLLIKDTGLSLSQAALISAMFQIGGTLGAVSLGASMDRLDPWRVLTLAYLCGAGFLWAIGQYYQSFYPLVLCVAGMGFCISGTQVGANALASGFYPTASRATGVAWAHGVGRIGSITGTLGGGMMLSLGLGFNDIFSLLMAPALIAAGAMFLMGRRYRAAPAAPAFAEAPAQP from the coding sequence ATGTCTTCCACTGATAACAACAACAGTGTGGATGTACAGGATTTCATTGACCGGCAGCCGGTGGCGCCGTTCCAGTGGCTGATTCTGCTGTTGTGTTTCCTGGTCACCGCGCTGGACGGGCTGGACACCGCCGCGGTCGGTTTTATCGCCCCGGCCTTGCGTGAAGAGTGGGGGCTGAGCCCGGCCCAGCTCAACCCGGTACTGGGCGCGGCGCTGCTCGGGCTGATGCTCGGCGCCTTCGCCGCGGGACCGCTGGCCGACCGCCTGGGGCGCAAGACGGTGCTGCTGTGGTCGGTGCTGTTCTTCGGCGGCTGGAGTGTCGCCGCAGCCTTCGCCAGCAACCTGGAAACCCTCACCGTGCTGCGCTTTCTCACCGGCCTGGGGCTGGGCGGGGCGATGCCCAACGCCATCACCCTGACCTCGGAATACTGCCCGCAACGCCGTCGGTCGCTGATGGTCACCAGCATGTTCTGCGGCTTCACCCTGGGCTCGGCCCTGGGCGGCGTGGTCGCGGCGCACCTGGTGCCGCTGCACGGCTGGCGCAGCGTGTTGCTGCTGGGCGGAGTGCTGCCGTTGCTGCTGGTGCCGGTGCTGATTTGGTTGTTACCGGAGTCGGTGCGCTTCCTGGTGCTGCGCAAGGCCCGGCAACGCGAGCGGGTCAGCGCCATCCTGCGGCGCATCGGGCCCTTGCCCGAGGGCTGGAACGGCCGCTTCGACCTGGGCGACGCGGGGGTGGTCGGGGCCAAGCCGGTGTCGCCGGTGCGCTTGATCCTGCGCGGGCACCTGAGCCGCGGCACCTTGCTGCTGTGGTCGGCGTTTTTCATGAGCCTGCTGATCATCTACATGATGACCAACTGGCTGCCGCTGCTGATCAAGGACACCGGCCTGAGCCTGAGCCAGGCGGCGCTGATCAGCGCGATGTTCCAGATCGGCGGCACCCTCGGCGCGGTGAGCCTGGGCGCCAGCATGGACCGCCTCGACCCCTGGCGCGTGCTGACCCTGGCCTATCTGTGCGGCGCGGGTTTCCTCTGGGCCATCGGCCAGTACTACCAGTCGTTCTACCCGCTGGTGCTCTGCGTGGCCGGCATGGGCTTCTGCATCAGCGGCACCCAGGTCGGCGCCAATGCCCTGGCCTCGGGCTTCTATCCCACCGCCAGCCGCGCCACCGGGGTGGCCTGGGCCCATGGGGTTGGGCGCATCGGTTCGATCACCGGCACCCTGGGCGGCGGGATGATGCTCAGCCTGGGCCTGGGTTTCAACGACATCTTCAGCCTGCTGATGGCCCCGGCCCTGATCGCCGCCGGCGCGATGTTCCTTATGGGCCGCCGCTACCGCGCGGCCCCGGCTGCGCCAGCCTTTGCCGAGGCCCCGGCGCAGCCCTGA
- a CDS encoding fumarylacetoacetate hydrolase family protein, with amino-acid sequence MTYVVIPPAITALPINGSRDTFPVRRVYCVGRNYAAHAREMGFDPDREPPFFFCKPADAVVPVQNGQTLELAYPAETSNYHYEIELVVAIGKGGRNISREQANEHVWGYAVGLDMTRRDLQMQAREMGRPWELGKAFDQSAPIGALTPAAQLAGLEHAAIWLQVDGQDKQRSDIDKLIWSVPETIAYLSRFFELQPGDLIMTGTPEGVGPVVAGELMLGGVESLGELRVRVI; translated from the coding sequence ATGACTTATGTCGTTATCCCGCCTGCCATCACCGCGTTGCCGATCAATGGCAGCCGCGACACCTTTCCCGTGCGCCGCGTCTACTGCGTCGGCCGCAACTATGCGGCCCATGCCCGGGAGATGGGTTTCGATCCGGATCGCGAGCCGCCGTTCTTCTTCTGCAAGCCGGCCGACGCCGTGGTGCCGGTACAGAACGGGCAGACCCTGGAGCTTGCGTACCCCGCCGAGACCAGCAATTACCACTATGAAATCGAGCTGGTGGTGGCCATCGGCAAGGGCGGTCGCAACATCTCCCGGGAGCAGGCCAATGAGCACGTCTGGGGCTACGCCGTGGGCCTGGACATGACCCGCCGCGACCTGCAGATGCAGGCCAGGGAAATGGGCCGGCCCTGGGAGCTGGGCAAGGCCTTCGACCAGTCGGCGCCGATCGGCGCCCTGACCCCGGCCGCGCAGCTGGCTGGCCTGGAACACGCGGCGATCTGGTTGCAGGTCGACGGCCAGGACAAGCAGCGCAGCGATATCGACAAGCTGATCTGGTCGGTGCCGGAAACCATTGCCTACCTGTCGCGCTTCTTCGAGCTGCAGCCGGGCGACCTGATCATGACCGGCACCCCCGAAGGCGTCGGCCCGGTGGTGGCCGGCGAGCTGATGCTGGGCGGCGTCGAGTCACTGGGCGAGCTGCGCGTGCGGGTTATCTGA
- the gtdA gene encoding gentisate 1,2-dioxygenase: MNNKSDGLRQDFYQRIDRHNLFPLWEQLHNLVPQQPAGACVAALWRYKELRPYLSEAGRLISAQEAVRRVLVLENPVLRGQASITSSLYAGLQLILPGEIAPSHRHSQSALRFVVEGRGAFTAVEGERATMEPGDFIITPSWAWHDHGNPSEAEGGEPVIWLDGLDIPLVRFFDAGFAENHEVAEQPILRPEGNSLARFGMNMLPVRHQVDSHTSPIFSYPYSRTREALDTLLRQEQIDPWDGVKLRYVNPATGGWPMPTIATFMQILPRGFRGQTYRSTDASVFSVVEGQGSVFIGAERFDFEPRDLFVVPSWAPVRFQCEQECVLFSFSDRPVQQALGILRESRETP; this comes from the coding sequence ATGAATAACAAGAGCGACGGGTTGCGCCAGGATTTCTATCAGCGCATTGATCGACACAACCTGTTCCCGCTGTGGGAGCAACTGCACAACCTGGTGCCCCAGCAGCCGGCCGGCGCCTGTGTCGCCGCCCTGTGGCGCTACAAGGAACTGCGTCCCTATCTGAGTGAGGCCGGAAGGCTGATTTCCGCGCAGGAAGCGGTGCGCCGCGTGCTGGTGCTGGAGAACCCGGTGCTGCGCGGCCAGGCCTCGATCACCTCGAGCCTGTACGCCGGCCTGCAGTTGATCCTGCCCGGCGAGATCGCCCCCAGCCATCGCCACAGCCAGTCGGCCCTGCGTTTCGTGGTCGAGGGCCGCGGCGCGTTCACCGCGGTGGAAGGCGAGCGCGCCACCATGGAACCGGGGGACTTCATCATCACCCCGTCCTGGGCCTGGCACGACCACGGCAACCCCAGCGAGGCCGAAGGTGGCGAGCCGGTGATCTGGCTCGACGGCCTGGACATCCCGCTGGTGCGTTTCTTCGACGCCGGTTTCGCGGAAAACCACGAGGTCGCGGAGCAGCCGATCCTGCGTCCGGAAGGCAACAGCCTGGCGCGGTTCGGCATGAACATGCTGCCGGTGCGGCATCAGGTCGACTCGCACACCTCACCGATCTTCAGCTACCCCTACAGCCGCACCCGCGAAGCCCTGGATACCCTGCTGCGCCAGGAGCAGATCGACCCCTGGGACGGGGTCAAGCTGCGCTACGTGAACCCGGCCACCGGCGGCTGGCCGATGCCGACCATCGCCACCTTCATGCAGATCCTTCCGCGCGGCTTTCGCGGCCAGACCTACCGCAGCACCGATGCCAGCGTGTTCAGCGTGGTGGAGGGGCAGGGCAGCGTGTTCATCGGCGCCGAGCGCTTCGATTTCGAACCCCGCGACCTGTTTGTCGTGCCCAGCTGGGCGCCGGTGCGTTTCCAGTGCGAGCAGGAGTGCGTGCTGTTCAGCTTCTCCGACCGTCCGGTGCAGCAAGCGCTGGGCATCCTGCGTGAATCTCGCGAGACCCCTTGA
- a CDS encoding OprD family porin, with protein sequence MPLPYPSTVLGLSLLGASALVQAQSQTQAESAGLIEDSSLKLTSRNFYFNRDFRSDLGPTSLREEWAQGFILDLRSGYTQGMVGVGVDAFGMLGLRLDGSRRRSPVMLIPTDSHGNPEQQWAEAGGALKLRWSATELKYGDLMPNNPVFAMATARLLPSSAQGLQLLSGELPGLNLDAGHFTSGNGVNSTNRDGPLSAFYARLDVRQVDYLGGFYQATPRLKLGAFSADYQDVWKQHFASAEYRWPIDAAHALSLALAGYHTRDSGKALAGPIDNNAWSASLAYAFGPHKLTLARQVIDGDEPLDYLGFGAMPGDAIGFLANKSQNADFNLPHERSWQLRYDLNLAAFGIPGLSLMGRYLSSSGIDGSGYGGGAYDRFKAIDDGGRWERNLEARYVVQSGPVRDLSLRVRQATLRSDAAVQRADLPDLDEWRVIVEYPLSF encoded by the coding sequence ATGCCTTTGCCTTACCCAAGTACCGTCCTGGGCTTGTCGCTGCTGGGCGCCAGCGCGCTCGTGCAGGCCCAGAGCCAGACCCAGGCCGAGTCGGCCGGTCTGATCGAAGACAGCAGCCTCAAGCTGACCAGCCGCAATTTCTATTTCAATCGCGATTTTCGCAGTGACCTGGGGCCCACCAGCCTGCGCGAGGAATGGGCCCAGGGCTTTATCCTCGACCTGCGCTCCGGCTACACCCAGGGGATGGTGGGCGTTGGGGTGGACGCCTTCGGCATGCTCGGCCTGCGGCTCGACGGCAGCCGGCGGCGCTCGCCGGTGATGCTGATACCCACCGACAGCCACGGCAACCCGGAGCAGCAGTGGGCCGAGGCGGGCGGCGCGCTGAAGCTGCGCTGGTCCGCCACCGAGCTCAAGTACGGCGACCTGATGCCCAACAACCCGGTGTTCGCCATGGCCACGGCGCGGCTGTTGCCGTCATCCGCCCAGGGCCTGCAACTGCTCAGCGGCGAGTTGCCCGGATTGAACCTGGACGCCGGGCATTTCACCTCCGGCAACGGCGTCAACTCGACCAACCGCGACGGGCCGCTGAGCGCCTTCTACGCGCGGCTGGATGTGCGCCAGGTGGATTACCTCGGCGGTTTCTACCAGGCCACGCCGCGGCTCAAGCTCGGCGCCTTCAGCGCGGATTACCAGGATGTGTGGAAGCAGCACTTCGCCAGCGCCGAATACCGCTGGCCGATCGATGCTGCGCACGCGCTGAGCCTGGCATTGGCCGGTTATCACACCCGGGACAGCGGCAAGGCCCTGGCAGGGCCGATCGACAACAACGCCTGGTCGGCCAGCCTTGCCTATGCCTTCGGCCCGCACAAGCTGACCCTGGCCCGGCAGGTGATCGACGGCGACGAGCCGTTAGACTACCTGGGCTTCGGCGCCATGCCCGGCGACGCCATCGGCTTTCTCGCCAACAAGTCGCAGAACGCCGATTTCAACCTGCCCCACGAACGCTCCTGGCAACTGCGCTACGACCTGAACCTGGCGGCGTTCGGCATTCCCGGGCTGAGCCTGATGGGGCGTTACCTGAGCAGTTCCGGCATCGACGGTTCGGGCTACGGGGGCGGCGCCTACGACCGTTTCAAGGCCATCGACGACGGCGGGCGCTGGGAGCGCAACCTGGAGGCGCGCTACGTGGTGCAGAGCGGGCCGGTGCGCGATCTGTCGCTGCGGGTGCGCCAGGCGACCCTGCGTTCCGACGCCGCGGTGCAGCGCGCCGACCTGCCGGACCTGGACGAATGGCGGGTCATCGTCGAGTACCCGCTGTCCTTCTGA
- a CDS encoding LysR substrate-binding domain-containing protein, whose translation MAADWTRRLRMQHLQLLVSLEETGSVSEAARATFSTQPALSKWLKELEDDVGAPLFERHARGLKPTVQGLMLLGHARRVLSEMDRAQQNLAALQDGSSYRVAIGTSPASAPNLVPAAIMKFLEGHPRAQVELHEGTMNHLLDRLELGQLDLVVGRLDNYAPRSNLHSELLYDEAMRVICRPGHPLTERESLSWPDLYAYDWIVWPHGTPIRSKLDMALTSVGQGPLPYRIESSSLIGNLWLLQYSDMLSIASDRVAEHFTRRKLVVPLDFELNAVGSLGMCWRDEPHPDPSLPGLLASLRFAAERQSSDYAVPPGTLGFQ comes from the coding sequence ATGGCCGCCGACTGGACCCGCCGCCTGCGCATGCAACACCTGCAATTGCTGGTCAGCCTGGAAGAAACCGGCAGCGTCAGCGAGGCCGCGCGCGCCACCTTCAGTACCCAACCGGCGCTGTCGAAATGGCTCAAGGAGCTGGAAGACGATGTCGGCGCGCCGCTGTTCGAGCGCCATGCCCGCGGGCTCAAACCCACGGTCCAGGGCCTGATGCTGCTGGGGCATGCGCGACGGGTGCTGAGCGAAATGGACCGCGCCCAGCAGAACCTCGCCGCGCTGCAGGACGGCAGTTCCTACCGCGTGGCCATCGGCACCTCGCCGGCCTCGGCGCCGAACCTGGTGCCGGCGGCGATCATGAAATTTCTCGAAGGCCATCCCCGGGCCCAGGTCGAACTGCATGAAGGCACCATGAACCACCTGCTCGACCGCCTGGAGCTGGGGCAGCTGGACCTGGTGGTGGGTCGCCTGGACAACTACGCACCGCGCAGCAACCTGCACAGCGAGCTGCTGTATGACGAAGCCATGCGGGTGATCTGCCGCCCCGGCCATCCGCTGACCGAGCGCGAGAGCCTGAGCTGGCCGGACCTGTACGCCTACGACTGGATCGTCTGGCCCCACGGCACGCCGATCCGCAGCAAGCTGGACATGGCCCTGACCAGCGTCGGCCAGGGCCCGCTGCCCTACCGCATCGAATCCTCGTCGCTGATCGGCAACCTGTGGCTGCTGCAATACAGCGACATGCTCTCCATCGCCTCCGACCGGGTGGCCGAGCACTTCACCCGACGCAAGCTGGTGGTGCCACTGGATTTCGAGCTCAACGCCGTGGGTTCCCTGGGCATGTGCTGGCGCGACGAACCGCACCCGGACCCGAGCCTGCCGGGGCTGCTGGCGAGCCTGCGCTTTGCCGCCGAGCGCCAGTCATCGGACTACGCGGTGCCGCCAGGCACCCTGGGATTCCAGTAG
- a CDS encoding DUF3079 domain-containing protein, which produces MAKNFPISPKHPERICWGCDRYCAANALACGNGSDRTMHPAEMLGDDWYLHGDWGIEPPIVSDKVVDEGRS; this is translated from the coding sequence ATGGCCAAGAATTTTCCCATCAGCCCCAAGCACCCCGAACGCATCTGCTGGGGCTGCGATCGCTACTGCGCGGCCAATGCCCTGGCCTGCGGCAATGGCTCGGACCGCACCATGCACCCTGCCGAGATGCTCGGCGACGACTGGTACCTGCACGGTGATTGGGGCATCGAGCCGCCCATCGTGTCGGACAAGGTCGTAGACGAGGGGCGTTCCTGA